A stretch of DNA from Misgurnus anguillicaudatus chromosome 15, ASM2758022v2, whole genome shotgun sequence:
GTATATATGTTTACCTCTCTAGTCCTCTAAGAAAAACACAACCACCATGGACTCTTCACTGACTGCCGCTCAGATCCGTGAGAAGTTCATAGACTTCTTCAAACATAATGAGCACCAGTATGTCCACTCGTCAGCCACCATTCCACTGGATGATCCCACTCTGCTGTTCGCCAACGCCGGCATGAACCAGGTAACGGATTTTGAGCCTTGTTACATAAAAGAATTGATTTCAAGAACATAATTAATTTGAAAAAATGATTTCACCTCCATACTTTTTGTAGTTCAAGCCCATCTTCCTGAACACCATTGACCCATCCCACCCCATGGCCAAACTGCGCCGTGCTGCCAATACACAGAAGTGTATTCGTGCTGGTGGCAAACACAACGACTTGGATGATGTTGGCAAAGACGTGTACCATCACACCTTCTTTGAGATGTTGGGCTCTTGGTCTTTTGGAGACTATTTTAAGGTAAGGGATGGAGAGAAGAGCAGGCTTATGGTTTGTTTCTTCCAATTGTGGTGCGTGTTAACACTGAATAAATGAAACTGCTCATATTGTTGCATCTCGGATACTTCGTTTCTAGCAACTGGCTTGCAAGATGGCACTTAATCTGCTGACCGAAGAGTTTGGCATTCCTATTGGACGGCTCTATGTGACTTATTTTGGTGGTAATGCTGATGCAGACCTGGAGCCTGACTTGGAGTGCAAGCAGATCTGGCTGGACCTGGGGTAAGTAAAAAATTAGTTCAAAGCATaatgcagtggcggctcgtgaatgctcatccgaggggcgcaaattcaaaataagtgttcggagtgtcatgtgttttgcttgtgttttcaaaatatgtgtttgttgcatcatgtgcatcacgtgttttgtcaaaataagtgcctgctgcacacgcgtcaaaaccgttcatgataaaagagacgctcacgttcacaaaatacacacaagacactcccttaacagtatactctgattatgcatgagattatgcgagtatctggtaaacgcgagcgtctcttttataataaaccctttagacgcgtctgcagcaggcacttattttgacaagacacatgatgcacatacacGCACTCGATgtgcaaaacacatattttgaaatttacgaaccacacacatgcaggctacatacatgttgtgacgaacttcgcattgagcgCCCTCGAATAAAGAGGTCACCGACCGCCACTGGCATaatgtaataaattattaatatcGCATGAGATTATAAATTGTTTCTTGCTTGACTTTGCTTCATCTCAGAATGGAAGAGTGTCGTATTCTGCCGGGCAGTATGAAGGATAATTTCTGGGAGATGGGTGACACCGGTCCTTGTGGACCATGCAGCGAGATTCACTATGACCGTATTGGAGGGAGAGATGCTTCCCATCTGGTCAACATGGATGACCCCAATGTGCTTGAAATCTGGAACTTGGTGTTCATCCAATTTAACAGGTAAATAATGGCTTATCTTTACCGCATGGGTAAACAATGGTTTATTAAACGCACAGCAGCCACTTATACATTCTTACACCAATATCGACATGAATACGATCATATGACTTGCTTTTTACAATGCAGGGAGTCAGAGACTGTCCTAAAGCCTCTGCCTAAGAAGAGCATTGACACAGGCATGGGACTGGAGCGCTTGGTGTCTGTACTGCAAAACAAAATGTCTAACTACGACACTGACCTTTTCATTCCTTATTTCGAGGCCATTCAGAAGGTAGGGAATAATATTAGAGACGCTTGTTGCCCAtagatcgttttttttttacttcaatgtTCTTGAATCTTAGGGCACAGGTGCCCGGCAATACACAGGAAAGGTTGGCGCAGAAGATACAGATGGTATTGACATGGCATACCGAGTCCTTGCCGATCATGCCCGCACAATAACTATTGCTTTGTCTGATGGTGGCAGACCTGACAACACAGGCAGAGGGTAAGGTTATTGTGTAATGGTTTACTGTGTGCTTGACATAGTGTGAATGTATGTATAACATGTTTATGTGTCTCTGTTTTGGCAGCTATGTATTGAGGAGGATTTTGCGTCGTGCAGTACGATACTCTCATGAGAAGCTTGGTGCACAGAAGGGCTTCTTTGCCTCCCTTGTGGACGTTGTGGTTGAGTCCCTGGTAAGACTTGTTGCTTTAAGACACAGTATCTTTTACCTTTTCAGTGATTCAAAGTGGCAGCATGTAAATATACTTGCATTAGTAGAGTTTTTAGTTGGAGCATCATGCAATCTAAAAATCCTCTCCTAAGAATGATTACTCTACAGGGTGATGCTTTCCCTGAGTTGAGGAAAGATCCAGATATGGTGAAGGATATCATAAATGAGGAAGAGGAACAGTTCCTCAAAACCCTTAGCAGGGGACGTCGGATATTGGACCGGAAGATCCAGAGTCTGGGAGACAGCAAGACCATCCCAGGTAAAGAATGAAACATTACTAAGAGTTAGGGCTGTGACAGGTGTTAAAAGCGTGCAGTGCCTGGggtgaaaaatataaagtacaatGTCGCCCGGCGAGATGCCTTCGAGTTTTTGTGAACGAGTGCTTGAGCTTATGAGCACTCACTGTCAGAAAAAGAAATCAATGCCTATGAACATGCACGTTTGTTAAGAAACGTATATCTGAtcctcatttacatttttatatttgaaaaatatatgtatgcctATATGTGTCAATGCATGccggtgattctcacgaaatttgtgttcagcatcagaataaaaaaaaaacttgaagccAATTTTATTTTGCCCATtttaagattaaggtctgaacttactataactattatttttagaggatttaaacatatttccagattatcattataaaaaagatcattaccgcaacatgatattatataaaatatatgcatttacaaactcatgtttcggtaataagaactaaaaagttgtctaggtactatgacaaacaaaattaaaatttttatctggagagaaaaaataagaactgcttacctggtagccatcttgagtgtcacagtcaattatgtcccttccaacaatttttttttaaaaatgttagtttcttaAGGGCTTAAACACTGATTGAAAATTGTGGCGGGGGAttagaaaatttttcttggacacatttatattccttattattgtctctacattaaccaatgatcaccaaacaccacatgtttctttactgtaaatgtttatagtataacatgcactgaagctttttatttttaagattttttaattataaatatttccatgtcaaagaacccaaatccagtcatggacacattgcggtaatgaaaattttctccttaaatgtggaaaaacaataaaattggtctttgtatgatgtcatttgaaatcatgtgcaaaatagtatgtgaagaaatgtttgtaactgtatgtttcttattttgacactcttactttgcatttacttttttcatcaaaatgtttcatgacacctcataagtctaattttgcgagaatcacccatgtgtgCGTGCCCACACACATTCTATAACCACGGTACCACACCGGTTAATTGGTGCATTACCAATTTACCATCACCGTGGTAAAATACTGCCAGCGTCACAGCCCTACTAAGAGTCATAGCCACTTCTTAACACCATAAGAGATAAGAGAATATTGTATCTAACTTAAGTGTTGCAATTGTTTTGTAGGTGACACTGCCTGGCTGCTATATGACACCTATGGTTTTCCTCTGGACCTCACTGCCCTGATCGCTGAAGAGAGGGGGATGGGGGTGGACATCCAGGCCTTTGAGGAAGAGAAGAAAGCTGCTCAGGTAggaagtctttgtctttattttacaatatttgTAAAGAGCAGACTAACAAAGTTTTATATCACAATCTATTTGATGTGAACAGgtcttataattttttttacctaTGCACGCAGATAAGGTCTCAGGGAAAAGGGTCTGGTGATGTGGACCACATTATGTTGGACATCTACGCCATCGAAGAGCTGAGAAACAAGGGTATGGCTGCGACAGATGACAGCCCCAAGTATCGCTACACTTCAGATGATAACGGCAACTATGGTAAAATTCCCATCCACACATTTGTTGTTCTGTGTATGTAAGTTTGTGTCTTTATGactgatgtgtgtgtgtatatatatatctcaGAGTTTAAACAGGTAGTCGGCACAGTGTTGGCTTTAAGAAGGGAGCGTGCATTCGTCGACGAGGTGACCACAGGACAAGAGTGCGGAGTGCTGCTTGATCAAACCTCATTTTATGCTGAGCAAGGTGGACAGAGCTTCGATGAAGGTTACATGCTTCGAGAGAATGACTCTGCTGAGGACGTAAGAGACAGagttttgtgaagaactttatTTTCTTTGATTAGTTGCTTAATTTTGATTTGTCACTTTTTTGTGCTACAGAGGATGGAGTTCACAGTGAAGAATACTCAAGTGAGAGGAGGATATGTCCTGCATATTGGTACAGTGTATGGGTCACTAAAGGTTGGAGATCGCCTAACGCTTCATGTGGATGAGGTACGAGAGACATATTGTTTGAGAATTAAGTTGACAAATCCCAATCTGGCATGACATGGCAATGTTTCCAGTGCAAGTACTTTGTAAAAGACATTGAAAGAAAACATCGTGCACAGCATGCAACATAATGCCTCTCTGTTCTTCAGGCTCGTCGTAGGCCGATCATGAGTAATCACACCGCCACACACATCCTTAACTTTGCCTTGCGTTCAGTGCTGGGTGAGGCAGATCAGCGGGGCTCTCTGGTTGCTTCAGACCGACTGCGGTTTGATTTCACCGCCAAAGGAGCTATGAGCACGGATGAAGTGAAGCGCACAGAGGAGATCGCCTGTGCTACGATTCGTGATGCCAAGGTCAGACATTTTACAGACTTTTAAACTATACTTAAAAAGttgaagggacactccactttttaaaaaatatgctcatttttcagctcccctagagttaaacatttttttttaccgttttggaatccattcagccgatcttcgggtctggcggtaccatttttagcatagcttagcataatccattgaatctgattagaccattagcatcacgcttaaaaataaccaaagggttttgatatttttcctatttaaaacttgactcttctgtagtaacattgtgtactaagaccggaaaattaaaagttgcgattttctaggtcgttatggctaggaactatactcttattctggcgtaataaccaaggactttgctgccgtaacatggctgcagcaggcgcaatgatattacacagcgcctgaaaatagtccccttggttactttcaacaaaagctaatggtctaatcagattcaatggattatgctaagctatgctaaaagtggtaccaccagccctggagatcggctgaatggattccaaaacgataaaaatcaaatgcttaACTCTAAGGGAACTGGataatgagcatttttttaaaaaaactgtagTCTCCCTTTTATGTTTATTTCCTTTTACTTTCAAGGCAGTCAAAACAGAACTTTATAAACGTGTGAAATCTTTCTATTGAGTATAGTTTCAAAGTTTACTTGTTCTGACACAACTTTTGTATCTTCTTTCACATGCTGAGTAACATCTCTGTGTATCTTCCTCCAGGCTGTCTACGCTCTGGATGCTCCTCTTGCAGCCGCTAAAGCCATCCAGGGTCTGCGGGCTGTGTTTGATGAGACGTACCCTGATCCAGTCAGAGTGGTTTCTATCGGTGTCCCTGTGGAGGAGCTGCTGGCCGACCCGAACAGCCCTGCGGGCTCCACCACATCCATCGAGTTCTGCGGTGGAACGTATGAACATTAGACTCTAAACTTCAAATGTAGCACTAGTAGGCTTACCTCACTAGTTTAATGGCTCTCTTATAAGATTCTGCATAGAGAAGCTGTGCAACC
This window harbors:
- the aars1 gene encoding alanine--tRNA ligase, cytoplasmic isoform X1 — encoded protein: MALHLTFFCAKAFFCCQSSKKNTTTMDSSLTAAQIREKFIDFFKHNEHQYVHSSATIPLDDPTLLFANAGMNQFKPIFLNTIDPSHPMAKLRRAANTQKCIRAGGKHNDLDDVGKDVYHHTFFEMLGSWSFGDYFKQLACKMALNLLTEEFGIPIGRLYVTYFGGNADADLEPDLECKQIWLDLGMEECRILPGSMKDNFWEMGDTGPCGPCSEIHYDRIGGRDASHLVNMDDPNVLEIWNLVFIQFNRESETVLKPLPKKSIDTGMGLERLVSVLQNKMSNYDTDLFIPYFEAIQKGTGARQYTGKVGAEDTDGIDMAYRVLADHARTITIALSDGGRPDNTGRGYVLRRILRRAVRYSHEKLGAQKGFFASLVDVVVESLGDAFPELRKDPDMVKDIINEEEEQFLKTLSRGRRILDRKIQSLGDSKTIPGDTAWLLYDTYGFPLDLTALIAEERGMGVDIQAFEEEKKAAQIRSQGKGSGDVDHIMLDIYAIEELRNKGMAATDDSPKYRYTSDDNGNYEFKQVVGTVLALRRERAFVDEVTTGQECGVLLDQTSFYAEQGGQSFDEGYMLRENDSAEDRMEFTVKNTQVRGGYVLHIGTVYGSLKVGDRLTLHVDEARRRPIMSNHTATHILNFALRSVLGEADQRGSLVASDRLRFDFTAKGAMSTDEVKRTEEIACATIRDAKAVYALDAPLAAAKAIQGLRAVFDETYPDPVRVVSIGVPVEELLADPNSPAGSTTSIEFCGGTHLQNSSHAGPFVIVSEEAIAKGIRRIVAVTGAEAQKAQRKADALKVSLDAMAEKVKAQTVPNKDVQKEIADMTESLGTAVISQWRKDEMRESLKGLKKIMDDLDRASKADVQKRVLDKTKEIIDSNPNQPLIVMEMETGASAKALNESLKLLKTNSPQTAAMLFAVDNEAGKIICLCQVPQDVANRGLKANEWVQEVCPLLDGKGGGKDMSAQATGRNTNCIQEALQLANEFARLKLGEN
- the aars1 gene encoding alanine--tRNA ligase, cytoplasmic isoform X2: MLWAGLLPSFGFNRRGDVVWLVTEAVISLIFSSKKNTTTMDSSLTAAQIREKFIDFFKHNEHQYVHSSATIPLDDPTLLFANAGMNQFKPIFLNTIDPSHPMAKLRRAANTQKCIRAGGKHNDLDDVGKDVYHHTFFEMLGSWSFGDYFKQLACKMALNLLTEEFGIPIGRLYVTYFGGNADADLEPDLECKQIWLDLGMEECRILPGSMKDNFWEMGDTGPCGPCSEIHYDRIGGRDASHLVNMDDPNVLEIWNLVFIQFNRESETVLKPLPKKSIDTGMGLERLVSVLQNKMSNYDTDLFIPYFEAIQKGTGARQYTGKVGAEDTDGIDMAYRVLADHARTITIALSDGGRPDNTGRGYVLRRILRRAVRYSHEKLGAQKGFFASLVDVVVESLGDAFPELRKDPDMVKDIINEEEEQFLKTLSRGRRILDRKIQSLGDSKTIPGDTAWLLYDTYGFPLDLTALIAEERGMGVDIQAFEEEKKAAQIRSQGKGSGDVDHIMLDIYAIEELRNKGMAATDDSPKYRYTSDDNGNYEFKQVVGTVLALRRERAFVDEVTTGQECGVLLDQTSFYAEQGGQSFDEGYMLRENDSAEDRMEFTVKNTQVRGGYVLHIGTVYGSLKVGDRLTLHVDEARRRPIMSNHTATHILNFALRSVLGEADQRGSLVASDRLRFDFTAKGAMSTDEVKRTEEIACATIRDAKAVYALDAPLAAAKAIQGLRAVFDETYPDPVRVVSIGVPVEELLADPNSPAGSTTSIEFCGGTHLQNSSHAGPFVIVSEEAIAKGIRRIVAVTGAEAQKAQRKADALKVSLDAMAEKVKAQTVPNKDVQKEIADMTESLGTAVISQWRKDEMRESLKGLKKIMDDLDRASKADVQKRVLDKTKEIIDSNPNQPLIVMEMETGASAKALNESLKLLKTNSPQTAAMLFAVDNEAGKIICLCQVPQDVANRGLKANEWVQEVCPLLDGKGGGKDMSAQATGRNTNCIQEALQLANEFARLKLGEN